The DNA sequence TTTCATAATAGTGGATACCTTGTTCCCGGGCGAAGGTTCTGATTTTTTTGATGGCCTCAGCAGCGGCCACATCTTTGGTCGGGACAAAATGATCCGCCACCATTACCACCTTTGATGGATCAAACACCCGTTTGCCCCCCATGTTTTTAAACTGGTCAATGGCGATTCCTGCCGTCAGATCTTCGGCCATCACCAGATCAACCTGCGCACGGATGAACTCGCCGGGGCGAACCTTTGCCTGGTCCGCATGGGCAGCCAGAATTTTTTCAGCCAAAGTCATTATCCCTGTCCTTTGTTTTGAATCTCTGTGTATTTTTTATTGATGTTTAAAGGTACACCAGTCCTTCCATGATGCGGCGGGCCGTGCGATAGATGCTGGCCTGGGTCAGCTTGAAACCGTCCCGTTCCTGCTTGCCGGCAACTTTAACCGGCAGCGTCCCGGAAAAATGGCCCAGTATCAATTCTTCATTCAATTCTTTGTAAGGGTTCAAACATTCATTGACCGTGCTTCCTTCCACCAGGGCCGCGGCCCCGGTGGCCACGGCCCCTGTAACCGGATAGGCCTTATGCAGCATGCCGGCCGCATAAACCTTGGCTGCCAGATGAACGTCAGTACCCTTGATGATTTCGCCGTTGAAAAAGTTAGGATAATCCATGGGAGTGCTAACCAGGGATACCATCGGCATAAATAAGCTTTTGCCTGTCAACCCCACCCATTCCGCCACCTGGAGCCTTAGTTTTTCCAGGTTTTTGATAAGCCGCTTATCTGATTCCAGTTTCTGAGGGACTTCATTACCAGTTAATCCAAGTTCCCTCGCCTTGACAAAGACCACCACGGTGCCGGCATCCACCACGGTTATTTCGACACGGCCGTAATCAGGGAGGTCCAGTTGATCACGGACATTGCCGGTTGGCAAAAGGTTGCCAGTCAGCAATCCGGCTGTATCGGAAAAATCCAAGGTGATGCGGGCGGCGGTTCCCGGAACCCCGGCTATAGAATAGGAACCGTCGTAGCGCGCTTTACCGTCTCGCGTGGGGACTTCGGCCTGAAGGTACCGATTTACTGCCGGGCAATAGATTCTCACCTTGGTAAGCTCTCCTGTTGCTCTCACCAATCCTTCGTCTATCCCGAAAGGACCCACAGCAGCAGATAGATTTCCGCACAACGAGCTGAAGTCAATTGATGCCTCGGTTATCGCCACCTGTCCGAAAAGATAATCCAGGTGGGCGTCGTCCCGGCTGGGAGGAGCGATGATGACCACTTTGCTGGTCAGAATGTCGGCACCACCCAGCCCGTCGATTTGTCTTTTATCCGGGCTGCCCATGACCCGCAAAAGGACCTGAATTCTTGCTTCCGTATCCTGAGGGAGCTCATTTTCATGGAAAAAGACACCTTTGCTGGTGCCACCCCGCATGATTACACATCTCAAGCGTTTCATTCTACCAACTCTCTTTCAAGCAAAGTCCGGCAAGAAGCCGAATTTTGTTTCACAAGTCTGTCTTTTATTGGTACATCAACCCGGGAAGCCACAGGATGATTCGGGGAAAGGTTATGATCAGAATCAGTACCAGCAGATCGCACAAAATGAACGGGGCAATTCCCCGGAAAGCCTCTGGCAGGGACACCCGACCTTCGGCCGCACTGATACAAACATAAACGTTCATTCCCACTGGAGGGGTTACCAGACCGATTTCGGTCACTTTTATCATCACGATGGCAAACCAGATGGGATCAAAACCCAGTTTCACGACCAGGGGGAACACTACGGGTAAGGTGATGGCCAGAATGGCCACTGCATCCAGGAACATGCCCAGCACAAAATACATAAGCAAGATACCGCCCAGGATAACGATCGGTGGCTGCTCTATGCTTCCAAAAAACAAGGACAACTTCACGGGAACCTGGGTGACACTTAAGAACCGCCCGAACAAGATGGCTCCGATGATGATCAGAAAAATCATCCCGTTGGTGCGCATACAGTCAATCAGGGCCCGCCCGACACCGGCCCTGCGCCATCCCTTAAGGGCCAGGGCGATTGCCAAAGCTCCCGCCGCACCTATCCCTCCGGCCTCGGTAGCCGTGAACCAACCGGCGAAGATGCCTCCGAGAACCAAAGCGGCCAAGGCCAGTATTGGCCACATGGCGCCCAGGGCCTGCAGCCGGTCAGTCCAGTTGCTA is a window from the Deltaproteobacteria bacterium genome containing:
- a CDS encoding 3-methylitaconate isomerase, which encodes MKRLRCVIMRGGTSKGVFFHENELPQDTEARIQVLLRVMGSPDKRQIDGLGGADILTSKVVIIAPPSRDDAHLDYLFGQVAITEASIDFSSLCGNLSAAVGPFGIDEGLVRATGELTKVRIYCPAVNRYLQAEVPTRDGKARYDGSYSIAGVPGTAARITLDFSDTAGLLTGNLLPTGNVRDQLDLPDYGRVEITVVDAGTVVVFVKARELGLTGNEVPQKLESDKRLIKNLEKLRLQVAEWVGLTGKSLFMPMVSLVSTPMDYPNFFNGEIIKGTDVHLAAKVYAAGMLHKAYPVTGAVATGAAALVEGSTVNECLNPYKELNEELILGHFSGTLPVKVAGKQERDGFKLTQASIYRTARRIMEGLVYL
- a CDS encoding TRAP transporter large permease yields the protein MDPLAAAILGVILLFILILMGLHIGLVLCLVGGLGLIMLTGFKGGLVIIGSTPFATASSYDLSPLPLFLLMGAFAVNGGLGTVAFEALSKWVGRLNGGLAIAATFGSAFFGLACGSSLAAAGVFTKAALPEMLARKYDRRLAIGSIAAAGTFSTMIPPSGLLIIYAIFTEESIGRLFMAGIIPGAITAIVYASFIYLRVRINPSLAPKVNVHSNWTDRLQALGAMWPILALAALVLGGIFAGWFTATEAGGIGAAGALAIALALKGWRRAGVGRALIDCMRTNGMIFLIIIGAILFGRFLSVTQVPVKLSLFFGSIEQPPIVILGGILLMYFVLGMFLDAVAILAITLPVVFPLVVKLGFDPIWFAIVMIKVTEIGLVTPPVGMNVYVCISAAEGRVSLPEAFRGIAPFILCDLLVLILIITFPRIILWLPGLMYQ